The genome window AGGTTTTTCCCTTTGCCAGAGGGCTTTTTTTtctgggaggaaaggggaggaagggagggaggaacaaaAATTTTGGgctgggctgcccccccccccctggaaaaaatggctcctTTTTGGATGAGCAGTTTATGGTGTTATACCCTGGTGGAGTCCTGTCCTTCCCCAAgttttgccctctccaggcttcaACCCCAAATCACCAGGGATTTCACAGCCTGGAAGTTGGCGAGCCTAACGGATGACCCTTCATGAACTTGGCCAGCAGAAGCTCAGGATAGCCAATCTTACAGTTCCACGTCGCCTATTGTGTAGTCAGTTTATGGCAGCTAACAACTAGGAGATGTGATGGCCCCTTGCTGATATCTCTTTAGAGACAGACTCGTGAAGGCGGCAAGATCCATGAGTGGCTATTAGTTAGGACATCTcagtagaacctccatgttcaaagcaGTCTACCACTTGGGCATTGTGTGCTGGGGCAACTCTgcaagatgaagagtttggatttttatcccccctttctctcctgtaggagactcaaaggggcttacaatctccttgcccttcccccctcacaacaaacaccctgtgaggtaggtggggctgagagcgctccgagaagctgtgactagcccaaggtcacccagctggcgtgtgtgggagtgcacgggctaatctgaattccccagataaacctccacagctcaggcggcagagctgggaatcaaacccggttcctccagattagattcaccagctcttaacctcccacgccactgctgctccagatggcTGTTGTCTCCATCCTGTGCGGTGGGCTTCCTGGATGTGGCCACAACAGGATGCTGGAGGAGATGAGAGTTGCATTTGACCCAATGGGGCTCCAATGATCCTGCTGAAAGCCACCCGGGGCTTGTATGCCCCCATcctcatttcaaaaagaaaattatgtgcctcacccccccccccaaacccccgcCCTTCATCTGAATCTTTAATTTTGCTCCTGAATTCCTAAGAGTGGATATAAAGGCCAGTCACCGCAAATTCCTGGAAGCAGAAGAGAGATAAGAAAAGAGAGTCAGGAAGGATCCTAAAACGAACAGATACTTTTTTGTTTCATGGGTGCCTTTTCTCCCGGCGGcggggaactacaattcccaacagcccttgcAAGAGAAAGAGCGAGGGGCTGGATTGAACCAAAAAGCACATGGCTGAGGGGGACGTGTCCTGGTGACTCCTGGAGGAGGCAGGGAAGTGTAGACACGTGGTTTGAAACCgccgcccccctcccatttttccccGGGAAGGACGTTTGAGCTACTGTCGCCTGGAGTCTTTTCCGAGGTTGGAGGAAGAGTTTCGCTTCTGCTCGATTGCAGGGAAGGTGAGGTGGGGATTTCTTATGGAGATGCTGAGCACCAAGGGGGTGGGCAGAGAAGAAGTGGGGATGGACTTGGGGGGCTCCTTGGAGAGAGCGAGAGGGGCTTCCAGGAAGTGATCCCGCCACGCGGATGAGAGATCCCCCAAGCaccaggggcggggggagatccTGGTACCCGGGATGCTTTTTTGGATTTATTTTTCACTCTTCCGGCTATCCAGGATAAGTCCTGCAAAAAGTGGCCACCAGTGGAAGAGTCTGAAGGCTTAATATTGCAGAAAAGAAGCGACCAGAAGTTGCCCCCAAGACTACTGCTGCTGTGTGGTAGTGATTGTGTAGCGGGCGATGGCTGGTGTGAGTGGCGACGTTGTTTCTGGTGCATCAGGAGGGACCTCTACAAAGGGACCAGGGAGAGGTGTTGGATGGAGGGAGGCCGAAACCAGGGACCTGATCAGGATTTGGGGGGAGCCGACGGTCCAGCGGGCCCTGAAAAAAAGCCACAAGAACATGGAGGTGTTCGAGAAGGTGGCTGCGGACATGAGGAGCTGCGGCCACGACAGGACGGCCATCGAGTGCCGCACCAAGACGAAGTCACTGAAGCGAGATTTCAAGCGCGTGGTGCAGCACAACAGGGTCTCTAGCAACAGGAAGAAGACCAtgcccttctatgaggagctGGACGTGATTATCAGGCACGGCCCCCCATCGTGCGAAACACGGAGCATGGCCTACACCAGGACGACGACAGGGTACTTCCTCCAACCTCCACCCCCCTGCGAGTCGCCGAGTCTCTTCCCAACAATCAACGAAACGGACATTCGCGCTGCTCCACCAAGTCCTGTGGACTCGGGTGAGTCAGACGGAGAGTTAGAGGGTTCCTCCACATGACTCCCTGAAGGAGTCCCGCCATAGTCTGCATGGTGAGAGACTGGCTGCAGAATGCGGATTGTGTGTGATTATTTTAGTGAAATACTgactctgtgattttttttctcccaatgcaATGCAGGGGCTGCCAACGACCTACTGCCTGACTCAGAATCAACGCGGATTGATGAGGCCATGCTGCTGGGTGAGCGGgttttccccattcctttgcatTGTGCTTGTAACTAGCCGGGGGCATCCATGGTTTGCTTGGTTGCTGGGGAGTGCGGGTTCCTCTGTGGCTGGTGGGGGCGTCTGACGTGTGATCCTGCGGtgtctgggtttgaatcccctttcctccacatgagcagtgaattctaatctggtgagacaggtttgtttccccacacctccacaggaagtcttctgggtgaccttgagcctctcggagttctctcagaactctctcaaccccacctagaagacgaagagtttcgatttatattccctcctttctcacctgcaggagactcaaaggggcttataatcaccttgcccttccccactcacaacaaacaccctgtgaggtggtggggctgagagagctccaagaagctgtgactagcccaaggtcacccagcctatgtgtgtgggagtgtacaggctaatctgaattccccagataagcctccacagctcaggcggcagagctgggaatcaaacccggttcctccagattagatacatgagctcttttcctacgccactgctgctcacctacccaataaggtgtctgttgtagaaagaggaagggaaggagtttgtaagcggggtataaatccaaacttttcttcttcaggaaCCACATTTGccagtttgggggtgggttctcagcctagctgggtgactttggactaatcacagttctttggagctctctcagcccctccacttcacagggtgtttgttgtgaggggggaagggaaaggagtttctaagcctctttgagtctcctacaggagagagaggagggatataaatccaactcctcctcctcctcatctcttgttcttcttcattaAGCATGATTTGATTGGAAGTAGGATTTGGCCTCTCAGTCCACACCTGTCACTCAGTCCACACCTGACAAGTCAATATTACTGAAAACGGATTGGTGCCTGTCCTTTCACAGCTCAGCCAGTTGGAGAGGAGTGTCAACCTGCGGGGCCCTCACAAGCAGAGGCACATGGTGACTCATCCAATGAAAGAACCTCTAGCGGTGAGTCATGTGTGAGTCTCCCCACCCCACGTTGCCCACCTTCTGCATGTTTCATGGTGCCACTTCTGCCCAGAGCAGGGCTCGCGCATTCTCTAGGACCAGCGGCTAAGCCACCAGGGGCCTGGGGGATGCGCCACGCACCGGGCacacggctttgggtcacgtgggggacggaaaattccccgctcccccttcctccctcgtggcacccccccccacacacttactttagcaaaccgagcaggctgaagAACTCTTCTGGTGAAACTACATTTCGCAGggactcctgggaaatgtagttcccacacaggcagggcCATTCTCCAatctgctcagtttgctaaagtaagtttGGAGGGGTGTCACGGTGGGGGGCGGGCGTGATTCCCcccggtgcaccccccccccttactttagcaaactgagcagactggagaacaggcctgcctgttcccttccacgctgcaaacgacctggtgggaactacatttcctgggaggccctgggaaatgtagttcccaccagaacaggcaggcctgttctctagcctgttcggtttgctaaagtaaagggggggggggccgccaTGGTAGGGGGGGGCATGAAAAAGCCAgaatgtgcaccaggcgcactttgGCCCATCTACGCCTCTGTCTAGGACTAGTTCTGCGAGAATATGGTCTGGACTCGACCTTTGGTTTCTCTCTGCTCATATTGCAGGCCAAACTAGATCGGTGCCAGCCGTGGAGACGAGCCCAGAGCGCAAGGCGTtgttggagaggaggaggcagcgGAGAGTCGGTGTTCTTTCGGATCTCGGACACCAGCTCCTAGAACAAGGCGCTGTGGATATGGAAGAGGCCAGGCTGGGCAGGCAGGAGAGGCGGGAGGCCATGAACAGACACTTTGAATTGATGCTCGGCATTCGGGAAGCTCTTGATAGGGGTTCCGCCGCAGTCGAGGCTCTGAGTAGGATACTTACTTCAAAGTTGATGAGTCAAGACCCGGTGCACCAGCCGCCGCCCCAAGAGAAGCGCCCTGCGCCATCCTGTGCATTGCCGGGTGGTGATGCGCGGCCAACCCTGGCCAAGGACACACCCCAACTCCCAACTCCATCAGGGAATTTTTCCGATCCCCTCAACCCCGTCCCAGAAATGCAGCCAACCGTTTTGCAGGGTGCACCGTTGCTCAGATCCCAGTTGGCAGCACACGACTCAAACCCTGGCTCGCATGGTGTGCGTTCAAGTTCTACAATCCCAGGAGCTGGTGAGGGTGCTCTGCTCCCCCCTGGCACCCAGAGCACCCCGCAGGCTGAACAGCAGGAAGGGTTTGGGACAAACCAGCCCAAGACAGGGGCAGCAGAATCAGGAGCGCTCAGACAAGACGGCGTCGGGCAAGCGGGCAAAGAAAGTTAAGCGTGTCCTGGACATGTGGGTGGGGTGTTCCAGACTGGTGACCACCGTTGCCCTGGTTTCCCACCACGTTGGGAGCTGTCTGGTGTGCCATTGTCTACTTGACTGTTCTGTTTTCCAGGTTTTCACAAGTTTTGTCAATCTTACAGTTTAGCTATAGGGGCTTGTAGCTTTTTGGTGGTTAACACAATCCTCCCACGGTTTGCACCTGTTTTTCTGTGGTTCAAGAAAATTTGGAGAGTAGAATTTGGTGTCAAAATTGTGGTGGCGTAGGAGCCTACATCTCACAGCCAATGAAGCCACAGCTTTGGCTAAGGGGGCCCCCTCCAACTCCTGCCCCCCGTGTCCTCCAGACCTCTGCTGTGGCTGCCCCGTGTGACATGCTGCCAAGTATTTCCAAATTGTTCATTCCACAGTGAACAAACAGGTGTTTCTTTGGCCTCTTACTGGCTGTAAGGAAATACTGGGCTGTAAGGGCCAAGACATGCTTGtggtttgggaaaaacctggagatgtGGGTGTGAAACTTGGGGAGGGCgtggttgggggcgggggaaagaaACTTCGAAAGGGTGTTATGCCAAACATTCCACCTCCCAGGATGAACTGGTGAACTTacctctgttgcctggacatCAGTAGGGATAATGGGAGTTTatgttgtaagcctctttgagctgtgtaaggaagaaaaatggttaaataaataaaggaatagTTGTATCATCCACGTAAAGTGGGGCTCTACTAATTCCGAATACCTCAGTTTGCTTATTTCAAGAGCTTCTTTCCCATATGGCTTCGCTGCACCTGCCAATTTGCTTTTCCTTACAGTAGGGCATCCTTCATGCcaccctatagcagtgatggcgaacctttttgagaccgagtgcccaaattgcaatccaaaacccacttatttatcgcaaagtgccaacacggcaatttaatctaaaatacttgaggttttagtttaggaaaaaacggttggctctgaggcgtgcgttactcgggagtaagcttggtggtagtcggtggctttgctttgaaacaaccatgcaactcttccaatgggtgaatcatgaccctaggagggtttactcagaaacaagccccattgccagcaaccaagcttactcccaggtaaaggatcgcactttagttcttcgtatgaaaatcagtgcttAACAggcttacctacactgcttccccaaaactaggtcttaggtttaatgctaataataataataatttaatgctaataatcgagcccagtcaCCCAtgctaggtgtgtgtgtgtgtgtggggattctgcgtgtgcccacagagagggctctgagtgccacctctggcacccgtgccataggttcgccaccactgccctataggctTTGCCCTTTGCCAgagggcttttttggggggggggagaaggaagggagggaggaacaaaACTTTGGGCAGGGCTGTCTACAGTCAGGTTGGCCTGGATGTctgctggaattataactgacctccatCTGatcaagagagagaaaatggctccttttggATGTGCAGTTTATGGGTTTATACCCTGGTGGAGTCCTTCCCCAAGCTTTGGCCTCTCCAGACTTCaaccccaaatcaccaggaacgTGGCACTCTGGAGATAGCAAGCCTAACGGGCGACTCTTCATGAACTTGGTTGGCAGCAGGCTCAGGATAGCCGGAAAGAAATGCTACAATTCCGTGACACCTGTGTAGGCAATTTATGGCAGCTAACGActactaggacagtgatggcgaaccttttcgagaccgagtgcccaaactgcaacctaaaacccacttatttatcgcaaagtgccaacatggcaatttaacctgaatactgaggttttagtatagaaaaaatggttggctccaacgTGCacattactcgagagtaagcttggtggtagtcggtgacttttaagcaattgtgcaacacttcgaacagatgaatcacgaccctaggagggtttactcagaagcaaacctcattgccagcaaccgagcttactcccaggatcatgctttcgttcttctcatgaaaatcagtagggtttaacagcgcttaacaaggttacctacactgcttccccaaaactaggtttaatgctaataatctccctgaaataattacactattatcacatgacgaactctgtgcatgcgtgcccacagagagggctctgagtgccacctctggcacctgtgccataggttcgccaccactgtactaggagaTGTGATGGCCCCTTGCTGATAGCTCTTTAAGAAGGGGATGAGACACTCGTGAAGGTGGCAAGATCCTTGAGTGGCTATTAGTTAGGATGTCTGAgtaaaacctccatgttcagaggcagtctaccacTTGGCCATTGCATACTGGGGCAACTGTGCAAAATGGCTGTTTGTCTCCATTCTATGTGGTGGGCTTTCTAGATGTGACCGCAAGATGCTGGAGGAGACAAGCTTGGCGTTTGACCTAGTGGGGTTCCGCTAACTCTGCTGAAAGGCACCCGGGGCTTATACCCCAACCCTCATTTCAGAAAGAGAATTATGTGTCTTCCccttcaaaaaaacccctttatctAAGTCTCTAATTATGTTCCTGAGTTCCTAAGAATGGATATAAAGGCCAGCCACCACAAAGTCCTGGAAGCAAAAGAGTGGTGAGGAAGGATCCTAAAAGGAACTTTTGGTTTAATTGCTGCTTTTTCTCTTGGTTGCGAGGAGCTCCAACTCCGAAAAGCCCTTGCaagaaaggggggcggggggcgggatcgatgcaaaaaaacacacatgGCTGAGGGGGGCGTGTCTTGGTGACTCcaggagaaggcagagaaagggggacacGTGATTTGACTCCGCCCCTCATCTTTGCCGGCGGGGGATGTGTGTGACGTTTGAGCCACTCTCGCCTGGAGCCTTTTCCGAGGTTGGAGGAAGAGTTTCGCTTTTGCTCGGTTGCAAGAAAGGTGCGGTGGGGATTTCTTCTGGAGATGCTGGGCGCGAAGGGGGTGGCGGAGAAGAGGTGGGCATGGACTTGGGGGGCTCCTTGCAGGGAGCAGCAGGAGAGAGTGAGAGATCCCGGCACAGGGATGAGAGATCCCCGAAACACCTGGCGCGGGAAGGGGGGATCCTGGCACGCGGGGTGTTTTCGTGATGTATTTTTCACTCTCCCGGCTGTCCAGGATAAGCAGATTAGTCAGAAGGCTTAATATTGCAGAAAAGAAGCGACCAGAAGTTGCCCCCGAGTCTCTTCAGTTGGGGTGAAATTTACCAGTACTAAATATTCCCTTTTTTGCCTCTTTCGGTTCCTGATAATTGCCGGCAGCctcttcctccgcctcctccccaTCTTTGCTTCGCATCTGGCACGGTCTCCAGTTcaggttgccaatctctaggtggtacctggagatcttctggtacTACAACTGGACCCAACTGAGGCCGTGGCCCTCCCCTCAGCCAGGATTTTTTTACTGGGAGATTGGGGGCAAGTGAGTATATCTGGGGGGACCATCCATTACTATTTACACAGTAGACCCATTTTCTACTTGAGAcacaaggtggattacatagGATAAAGTAATGTAATCAAATAGCACAAGAGATCTCTTAAGTAATGCAACAGGACTGGGGGTacaagaattccaaaagtgcaGAAGCCAGGatcacaaaaaataaataaataaaaactccttCAGGAAGGCTAGAGACTGGAATCCTCTTCCTTGAGCTTTTTAATTTTCAACAGCcaaaaataaaaccccatcccAGTTCCCCTGCATTGCTAAGGGAAAACTTTACTCTCCCTATTTTCAAATGAGCATAATTTGCTCAGTTTAGGTAACCAAAGCATTTTCTACTCTCTTTTGAAACTTATATCCTTCACATTTTCAGCAACCCCCAAATGTTTCTGTTCCTAAAAATCAAAGAGAGGTCTCTAGCGATTGTCAAGGGCTGGAAACTTTTGCTTCTCTTTTCTCAAAAGAATA of Sphaerodactylus townsendi isolate TG3544 linkage group LG03, MPM_Stown_v2.3, whole genome shotgun sequence contains these proteins:
- the LOC125428769 gene encoding actin cytoskeleton-regulatory complex protein pan1-like, whose translation is MAGVSGDVVSGASGGTSTKGPGRGVGWREAETRDLIRIWGEPTVQRALKKSHKNMEVFEKVAADMRSCGHDRTAIECRTKTKSLKRDFKRVVQHNRVSSNRKKTMPFYEELDVIIRHGPPSCETRSMAYTRTTTGYFLQPPPPCESPSLFPTINETDIRAAPPSPVDSGAANDLLPDSESTRIDEAMLLAQPVGEECQPAGPSQAEAHGDSSNERTSSGQTRSVPAVETSPERKALLERRRQRRVGVLSDLGHQLLEQGAVDMEEARLGRQERREAMNRHFELMLGIREALDRGSAAVEALSRILTSKLMSQDPVHQPPPQEKRPAPSCALPGGDARPTLAKDTPQLPTPSGNFSDPLNPVPEMQPTVLQGAPLLRSQLAAHDSNPGSHGVRSSSTIPGAGEGALLPPGTQSTPQAEQQEGFGTNQPKTGAAESGALRQDGVGQAGKES